CCGCTGCGCACATAGATATGGGGGTAGGCCTGGGCCCGCACGTTGTCGTAGGGGCTGTAGGACAGCATCAGGAAATAGTCTGAGGCGTTGTTGGGGTTGCCCCACTCGTCGTATTCCCCCGTGGTCAGGGGCAGGCCGTCGTCGAGCATGGTGGTGACCACATCCACGAAGGGCACCCCCACCAGGGCGCCTTTATAGAGGCCGGGGGCCTCGTTGAGTACCGCCCCCATCAGCAGGCCGCCGGCGCTGCGCCCTTCGCAGAACAGCTGGTCCGCCGCCCCCCAACCCTTGGCCACCAGGGCCTTGGTGACGTCGATAAAGTCGTGGAAGCTGTGCCATTTATGCTGGCGCCGGCCCGCTTCGTACCAGGCCCGGCCCTTTTCCTGGCCGCCACGGATATGGGCTACTGCCAGCACAAAGCCCCGGTCCAGCAGACTGAAACGGGCCTGGGAAAAGCCCGGGTCCAGGCTGATGCCGTAGGCGCCGTAGCCGTCGATAAGCAGCGGGTTCTGGCCCTGGCGAAAACTGTCCTGGCGCCACATCAGGGTGACCGGCACCTGGGCGCCGTCCCGGGCTGCCACCTCGATCCGCTGGCAGCGGTACTGGCTGAGGTCGCAATTGGGCACCGGCTTGGTCTTGAGCAGGGTTTTGCTCAGATCCGCCTCGATGCGGTAAAGACTGGGGGGCTGCACCGGGCTTTGAAAGCCCACCACCAGTTCGCCGGTGTCGTCACTGTGGCCAAGCCAAACGTCATGGACCGCGCCCTCCCAGGGCAGCAAGGCGTCGTGCTGGTCCCAGAGGATGCGGATCCGCGCCTGGCCCTGGTACCGCTCGGTCAGGGCCAGGGCCCCGTCCAGCAGGTCAAAGTCTTCCAGCAGTACCTCGGGGTCGTGGCCCTGGCGCTCGGTCATGGCGTCGGCGCCGCTGCCGGTCAGCAGCTTGAAGTTGGGGGCCTGTTCGTTGCTCAGCACCACGAAGCGGTCATGGAGGCGGTCGAGCTGGTATTCGATACCCTCCCGGCGCGGCCAGAAGGGCCTGGGGACTGGGTCGCTGCCGTCCAGGGGCAGCATCAGCACCTCTGAGGTGAGGGTGGCGGCGGCGCTCAGCATCAGGTATTGGCGGTCCCGGCTTTCCCCCAGGCCCAGCCAGAAGCTGTTGTCCGCTTCTTCGTAGAGGACCTCTGGTTCCTGGCCCAGCACCTGGCGGTTCAGGCGATAAGGCAGCAGGCTGTCGTCCAGGGTCAGGTAGTAGAGGCTGTTGCTGTCGGCGCCCCAGACCAGCTCGCCGCTGATCTGCGGGAAGGCCTCGGCCCTGGGCTGGCCGCTGGCCAGGTCCACTAGGTGTACGCTGTAGCTGCGGTCGCCATTATGGTCGGTGCTGTAGGCCAGCCAGCGCCCGTCCGGGCTGAGGGCCATGTCCCCCAAGGCAAAATAGTTGGCGTCGCCGGCCAGCTGGTTGCCGTCCAGCAGCAGCTGCCAGGGGGCCTCTTCGCTGCGCCGCCCCTCCACCAGGGCATATTCCTGGCCGTCCAGGGTGCGCTCGCGCAGCTGCCAGACATGGTCCCACCAGGGCAGGCTCTGATCTTCAGGGGCGATGCGGGCGCGCATTTCACCGTACAACTGGGCCTCGAGGTCGGCATTGGCCTTCAGCACGGCGGCGCTATGGTCGTTTTCCGCCTGGAGGTGGGCCAAAACGTCGGGGTCTGCCCGCTCGTCGTCCCGCAGCCAATGGTAGGGATCCGGGCGCTGGTGGCTATGCATCAGGTGGACATGGGGTTTTTGGGCGGCGCGGGGCGCTGTCATGCTCTGT
This is a stretch of genomic DNA from Gallaecimonas xiamenensis 3-C-1. It encodes these proteins:
- a CDS encoding S9 family peptidase, yielding MTAPRAAQKPHVHLMHSHQRPDPYHWLRDDERADPDVLAHLQAENDHSAAVLKANADLEAQLYGEMRARIAPEDQSLPWWDHVWQLRERTLDGQEYALVEGRRSEEAPWQLLLDGNQLAGDANYFALGDMALSPDGRWLAYSTDHNGDRSYSVHLVDLASGQPRAEAFPQISGELVWGADSNSLYYLTLDDSLLPYRLNRQVLGQEPEVLYEEADNSFWLGLGESRDRQYLMLSAAATLTSEVLMLPLDGSDPVPRPFWPRREGIEYQLDRLHDRFVVLSNEQAPNFKLLTGSGADAMTERQGHDPEVLLEDFDLLDGALALTERYQGQARIRILWDQHDALLPWEGAVHDVWLGHSDDTGELVVGFQSPVQPPSLYRIEADLSKTLLKTKPVPNCDLSQYRCQRIEVAARDGAQVPVTLMWRQDSFRQGQNPLLIDGYGAYGISLDPGFSQARFSLLDRGFVLAVAHIRGGQEKGRAWYEAGRRQHKWHSFHDFIDVTKALVAKGWGAADQLFCEGRSAGGLLMGAVLNEAPGLYKGALVGVPFVDVVTTMLDDGLPLTTGEYDEWGNPNNASDYFLMLSYSPYDNVRAQAYPHIYVRSGLHDTQVAYWEPAKWVARLRDLKTDQHLLLLETELEVGHGGLSGRYRQYQETARDFAFVIALAEGRLG